The following are from one region of the Pseudomonas lalucatii genome:
- the murA gene encoding UDP-N-acetylglucosamine 1-carboxyvinyltransferase, whose amino-acid sequence MDKLIITGGVRLDGEIRISGAKNSALPILAATLLGDAPVTICNLPHLHDITTMIELFGRMGIEPIIDEKLSVEVDARAIKTLVAPYELVKTMRASILVLGPMVARFGEAEVALPGGCAIGSRPVDLHIRGLEAMGAQIDVEGGYIKAKAPEGGLRGARFFFDTVSVTGTENIMMAATLAKGRSVLENAAREPEVVDLANCLIAMGAKIEGAGTDTITIDGVERLHGARFSVMPDRIETGTYLVAAAITGGRVKVKDVDPTTLEAVLSKLQEAGAQITSGADWIELDMQGKRPKAVTLRTAPYPAFPTDMQAQFIALNAIAEGTGTVIETVFENRFMHVHEMLRMGAQILVEGNTAIVTGSEKLKGAPVMATDLRASASLVLAALVAEGDTLIDRIYHIDRGYECIEEKLQLLGAKIRRVPG is encoded by the coding sequence ATGGATAAATTGATCATTACCGGCGGCGTGCGCCTCGACGGCGAAATCCGCATCTCCGGGGCGAAGAACTCCGCCCTGCCCATTCTCGCCGCGACCCTGCTGGGCGACGCGCCGGTGACCATCTGCAACCTGCCGCACCTGCACGACATCACCACCATGATCGAGCTGTTCGGGCGCATGGGCATCGAGCCGATCATCGACGAGAAGCTCAGCGTGGAAGTCGACGCGCGGGCGATCAAGACCCTGGTCGCCCCCTACGAGCTGGTCAAGACCATGCGCGCCTCGATCCTGGTGCTGGGGCCGATGGTCGCGCGCTTCGGCGAGGCCGAGGTGGCGCTGCCCGGCGGCTGCGCCATCGGTTCGCGCCCGGTCGACCTGCACATCCGCGGCCTCGAGGCCATGGGCGCGCAGATCGACGTGGAAGGCGGCTACATCAAGGCCAAGGCGCCGGAAGGTGGCCTGCGTGGCGCGCGCTTCTTCTTCGACACGGTCAGCGTCACCGGCACCGAGAACATCATGATGGCCGCGACCCTGGCCAAGGGCCGCAGCGTGCTGGAAAACGCCGCACGCGAGCCTGAGGTGGTCGACCTGGCCAACTGCCTGATCGCCATGGGCGCGAAGATCGAAGGCGCCGGTACCGACACCATCACCATCGACGGCGTCGAGCGCCTGCATGGTGCGCGTTTCAGCGTGATGCCCGATCGCATCGAGACCGGCACCTACCTGGTGGCCGCCGCCATCACCGGCGGCCGGGTCAAGGTCAAGGACGTCGACCCGACTACCCTGGAGGCGGTGCTGTCCAAGCTGCAGGAGGCCGGTGCGCAGATCACCAGCGGTGCCGACTGGATCGAGCTGGACATGCAGGGCAAACGGCCGAAGGCCGTGACCCTGCGTACCGCGCCCTATCCGGCGTTTCCCACCGACATGCAGGCGCAGTTCATCGCCCTCAACGCGATCGCCGAAGGCACCGGCACCGTCATCGAGACGGTGTTCGAGAACCGCTTCATGCATGTGCATGAAATGCTGCGCATGGGCGCGCAGATCCTGGTCGAGGGCAACACCGCCATCGTCACCGGCAGCGAGAAGCTCAAGGGCGCGCCGGTGATGGCCACCGACCTGCGCGCCTCGGCCAGCCTGGTGCTCGCCGCGCTGGTCGCCGAGGGCGATACGCTGATCGACCGCATCTACCACATCGACCGTGGCTACGAGTGCATCGAGGAGAAGCTGCAGCTGCTGGGCGCCAAGATCCGCCGCGTCCCGGGCTAA
- a CDS encoding BolA family protein: protein MQALEVKSLLEAKLPNTQVEVEGEGCNFQLNLISDELAALSPVKRQQQIYAHLNPWIADGSIHAVSMKFFSRADWAARP, encoded by the coding sequence ATGCAGGCCTTAGAAGTGAAGAGCCTCCTGGAGGCCAAACTGCCGAATACCCAGGTGGAAGTTGAAGGCGAAGGCTGTAACTTCCAGCTGAACCTGATCAGTGACGAGTTGGCCGCGCTGAGCCCGGTCAAGCGTCAGCAGCAGATCTACGCCCACCTCAACCCCTGGATCGCCGATGGCAGCATCCACGCGGTGAGCATGAAATTCTTCAGCCGTGCCGATTGGGCCGCGCGCCCCTGA
- a CDS encoding STAS domain-containing protein gives MSRASIVEQAPGELHLSGVLDFRSGPALRERGGQLIGASRGGACVLDCSAVEKSSSVGLALLLALLRDARAAGKNLSLRGLPQDMRQIAEVSGLLEILPLRE, from the coding sequence GTGAGCCGGGCGAGCATCGTCGAGCAGGCCCCGGGCGAGCTGCATCTCAGTGGCGTGCTGGATTTTCGCAGCGGGCCGGCGCTGCGCGAGCGCGGCGGCCAGTTGATCGGTGCCAGTCGCGGCGGCGCCTGCGTGCTCGACTGCTCGGCGGTGGAGAAGTCCAGCAGCGTGGGCCTGGCCCTGCTGCTGGCGCTGCTGCGCGACGCCCGGGCCGCCGGCAAGAACCTGTCGTTGCGCGGTCTGCCCCAGGACATGCGGCAGATCGCCGAGGTTTCCGGGCTGCTGGAGATCCTGCCGCTGCGGGAGTGA
- a CDS encoding MlaC/ttg2D family ABC transporter substrate-binding protein: protein MIKMLRNSLFALLAALPLFALAAPTAHEVVQQTTDTLLADLKANKEEYRANPDAFYAALNDILGPVVDVDGISRGVMTVRYSRQATPEQMARFQESFKRSLMQFYGNALLEYNNQDIRVLPASGRQNPQRTAVNMEIKDGKGAVYPLSYTMVSQGDTWMMRNVIINGINVGKLFRDQFAQSMQNHGNDLNKVIDTWAETVARARQGKGES, encoded by the coding sequence ATGATCAAGATGCTGCGTAACAGTCTTTTCGCGCTGCTGGCGGCCCTTCCCCTGTTCGCCCTGGCCGCGCCCACCGCCCACGAGGTGGTGCAGCAGACCACCGATACCCTGCTGGCCGACCTCAAGGCCAACAAGGAGGAGTACCGTGCCAACCCGGATGCCTTCTACGCGGCGCTGAACGACATCCTCGGCCCGGTGGTGGACGTCGACGGCATCTCCCGCGGGGTCATGACCGTGCGCTATTCGCGGCAGGCGACGCCGGAGCAGATGGCCCGCTTCCAGGAGAGCTTCAAGCGCAGCCTGATGCAGTTCTACGGCAACGCCCTGCTCGAGTACAACAACCAGGACATCCGCGTGCTGCCGGCCAGCGGCCGGCAGAATCCGCAGCGCACCGCGGTGAACATGGAGATCAAGGACGGCAAGGGGGCGGTCTATCCGCTGTCCTACACCATGGTCAGCCAGGGCGATACCTGGATGATGCGCAACGTGATCATCAACGGCATCAACGTCGGCAAGCTGTTTCGCGACCAGTTCGCCCAGTCCATGCAGAACCATGGCAACGACCTGAACAAGGTGATCGACACCTGGGCCGAGACCGTGGCCAGGGCGCGCCAGGGCAAGGGCGAGTCGTGA
- the mlaD gene encoding outer membrane lipid asymmetry maintenance protein MlaD produces MQNRTLEIGVGLFLLAGLLALLLLALRVSGLTLGSGDHTYKVYAHFNNIAGLTVRAKVTMAGVTIGKVTAIDLDRDSYTGRVTMSLDNAVDNLPADSTASILTAGLLGEKYVGISVGGDEELLADGSTIYDTQSSLVLEDLIGKFLLNSVNKDQSN; encoded by the coding sequence ATGCAAAACCGCACACTGGAAATAGGTGTCGGCCTGTTCCTGCTGGCCGGGCTGCTGGCGCTGCTGTTGCTGGCGCTGCGGGTAAGCGGCCTGACCCTGGGCAGCGGCGACCATACCTACAAGGTCTATGCGCACTTCAACAATATCGCCGGGCTGACCGTGCGGGCCAAGGTGACCATGGCCGGGGTGACCATCGGCAAGGTGACGGCCATCGACCTGGACCGCGACAGCTACACCGGCCGGGTTACCATGTCCCTGGACAACGCGGTGGACAACCTGCCGGCGGACTCCACCGCGTCGATCCTCACCGCCGGGTTGCTCGGCGAGAAGTACGTCGGCATCAGCGTCGGCGGCGACGAGGAGCTGCTGGCCGATGGCAGCACCATCTACGACACCCAGTCGTCGCTGGTGCTGGAGGACCTGATCGGCAAGTTCCTGCTCAATTCGGTCAATAAAGACCAGTCCAACTAA
- the mlaE gene encoding lipid asymmetry maintenance ABC transporter permease subunit MlaE, with the protein MRKVSPLERIRLFGRAGLDVLASLGRSTLFLLRAIFGRGTSGNALQLLVKQLYSVGVMSLAIIVVSGIFIGMVLSLQGFSILARYGSEQAVGQMVALTLLRELGPVVTALLFAGRAGSALTAEIGNMKSTEQLSSLAMIGVDPLKYIIAPRLWAGFISMPLLALIFSVVGIWGGAVVAVDWLGVYEGSFWSNMQNSVAFREDVLNGVIKSLVFAFVVTWIAVFQGYDCEPTSEGISRATTRTVVYASLAVLGLDFILTALMFGDF; encoded by the coding sequence ATGCGCAAGGTATCTCCGCTCGAGCGCATTCGCCTGTTCGGCCGGGCCGGGCTCGACGTGCTGGCTTCGCTCGGCCGCTCGACCCTGTTCCTGCTGCGGGCGATCTTCGGTCGCGGCACCTCGGGCAATGCGCTGCAGTTGCTGGTCAAGCAGCTGTACTCGGTGGGCGTGATGTCCCTGGCGATCATCGTGGTGTCCGGTATCTTCATCGGCATGGTGCTGTCGCTGCAGGGCTTCAGCATCCTCGCCCGCTACGGCTCGGAGCAGGCGGTCGGGCAGATGGTGGCCCTGACCCTGCTGCGCGAGCTGGGGCCGGTGGTTACCGCCCTGCTGTTCGCCGGCCGGGCCGGCTCGGCGCTGACCGCGGAAATCGGCAACATGAAATCCACCGAGCAGCTGTCCAGTCTGGCCATGATCGGCGTCGATCCGCTCAAGTACATCATCGCGCCGCGGCTGTGGGCCGGCTTCATCTCGATGCCGCTGCTGGCGCTGATCTTCAGCGTGGTCGGCATCTGGGGCGGGGCGGTGGTCGCCGTCGACTGGCTCGGGGTCTACGAGGGCTCCTTCTGGTCGAACATGCAGAACAGCGTGGCCTTTCGCGAGGACGTGCTCAACGGGGTGATCAAGAGCCTGGTCTTCGCCTTCGTCGTCACCTGGATCGCCGTATTCCAGGGTTATGACTGCGAGCCGACGTCCGAGGGCATCAGTCGCGCCACGACCCGTACCGTGGTCTATGCCTCGCTGGCGGTGCTGGGCCTGGACTTTATTCTGACCGCCTTGATGTTTGGAGACTTCTGA
- a CDS encoding ATP-binding cassette domain-containing protein — protein MSADNQYAVELKGVSFRRGDRDIFKNVDIRIPRGKVTAIMGPSGCGKTTLLRLIAAELRPSQGEVWVNGVNLPTLSRSELFDMRKQMGVLFQSGALFTDLDVFENVAFPLRVHTQLPEEMIRDIVLMKLQAVGLRGAFELMPDELSGGMKRRVALARAIALDPQILMYDEPFVGQDPIAMGVLVRLIRLLNDALGITSILVSHDLAETASIADYLYVVGDTQVLGQGTPAELMESDNPRVRQFMQGTPDGPVPFHYPAADYRDDLLGGR, from the coding sequence ATGAGCGCCGACAATCAGTACGCGGTCGAGCTGAAAGGCGTGAGCTTTCGGCGGGGCGACCGGGATATTTTCAAGAATGTGGACATCCGCATTCCGCGTGGCAAGGTTACCGCCATCATGGGGCCCTCCGGCTGCGGCAAGACCACCCTGTTGCGCCTGATCGCCGCCGAGCTCAGGCCGAGCCAGGGCGAGGTCTGGGTCAACGGGGTGAACCTGCCCACGCTCTCGCGCAGCGAGCTGTTCGATATGCGCAAGCAGATGGGCGTGCTGTTCCAGAGCGGTGCGCTGTTCACCGACCTCGATGTGTTCGAGAACGTCGCCTTCCCGCTGCGGGTGCACACCCAGCTGCCCGAGGAGATGATCCGCGACATCGTCCTGATGAAGCTGCAGGCGGTCGGTCTGCGCGGCGCCTTCGAGTTGATGCCGGACGAGCTGTCCGGCGGCATGAAGCGCCGCGTCGCGCTGGCCCGGGCCATCGCCCTCGACCCGCAGATCCTCATGTACGACGAGCCCTTCGTCGGCCAGGACCCCATCGCCATGGGCGTGCTGGTGCGGCTGATCCGCCTGCTCAACGATGCCCTGGGGATCACCAGCATCCTGGTGTCCCACGACCTGGCGGAGACCGCGAGCATCGCCGACTACCTCTATGTGGTCGGCGATACCCAGGTGCTCGGCCAGGGAACCCCGGCCGAGCTGATGGAGTCGGACAATCCGCGGGTGCGTCAGTTCATGCAGGGCACGCCGGACGGGCCGGTGCCCTTCCATTATCCGGCGGCGGACTACCGCGACGACTTACTGGGAGGGCGCTGA
- a CDS encoding KpsF/GutQ family sugar-phosphate isomerase: MNQPNELIKSAQRTIRLELEAVEELLQRIDGDFVRACELILASKGRVVVVGMGKSGHIGSKIAATLASTGTTAFFVHPAEASHGDMGMITRDDVVLALSNSGSTAEIVTLLPLIKRLGIRLISMTGNPDSPLAKAAEVNLDARVPKEACPLNLAPTSSTTASLVLGDALAIALLEARGFTAEDFAFSHPGGALGRRLLLKVENVMHAGKNLPQVQRGTSLRDALLEMTQKGLGMTVVVEADGRLAGIFTDGDLRRTLDRGLDVREARIDEVMTVHGKSARAEMLAAEALKIMEDHKINALVVVDGDDRPIGALNMHDLLRAGVM; this comes from the coding sequence ATGAATCAACCCAATGAGCTGATCAAGTCCGCCCAGCGGACCATCCGCCTCGAGCTCGAGGCCGTCGAAGAGCTGCTGCAGCGGATCGACGGCGACTTCGTCCGCGCCTGCGAGCTTATCCTGGCCAGCAAGGGCCGGGTGGTGGTGGTCGGCATGGGCAAGTCCGGGCATATCGGCAGCAAGATCGCCGCCACCCTGGCCAGCACCGGCACCACCGCCTTCTTCGTGCACCCGGCCGAGGCCAGCCACGGCGACATGGGCATGATCACCCGCGACGACGTGGTGCTGGCGCTGTCCAACTCCGGTTCGACCGCCGAGATCGTCACCCTGCTGCCGCTGATCAAGCGCCTCGGCATCCGTCTGATCAGCATGACCGGCAACCCCGACTCGCCGCTGGCCAAGGCCGCCGAGGTCAACCTGGACGCCCGCGTGCCGAAGGAGGCCTGCCCGCTGAACCTGGCGCCGACCTCCTCCACCACCGCCTCCCTGGTCCTCGGCGACGCCCTGGCCATCGCCCTGCTGGAGGCCCGCGGCTTCACCGCCGAGGACTTCGCCTTCTCCCACCCCGGCGGCGCCCTCGGCCGGCGCCTGCTGCTCAAGGTGGAGAACGTGATGCACGCAGGCAAGAACCTGCCCCAGGTGCAACGCGGCACCTCGCTGCGCGACGCCCTGCTGGAGATGACCCAGAAGGGCCTGGGCATGACCGTGGTAGTGGAGGCGGACGGCCGCCTCGCCGGCATCTTCACCGACGGCGACCTGCGCCGCACCCTGGACCGCGGCCTCGACGTGCGCGAGGCGCGGATCGACGAGGTGATGACCGTCCACGGCAAGTCCGCCCGCGCCGAGATGCTCGCCGCCGAGGCGCTGAAGATCATGGAAGACCACAAGATCAACGCCCTCGTGGTGGTCGATGGCGACGACCGGCCGATCGGCGCCCTGAACATGCACGACCTGCTGCGCGCCGGAGTGATGTGA
- a CDS encoding KdsC family phosphatase → MNPELQQRAQAIKLAIFDVDGVLTDGKLYFLVDGSEFKTFNTLDGHGIKMLIASGVRTAIISGRKTPVVERRAQNLGIQHLYQGREDKLAVLDELLGELGLSYEQVAYLGDDLPDLPVIRRVGLGMAVASADDFVRQHAHGVTQARGGEGAAREFCELIMRAQGSLDAAQAAYL, encoded by the coding sequence ATGAATCCCGAACTGCAGCAGCGCGCCCAGGCGATCAAACTGGCGATCTTCGACGTCGACGGCGTGCTCACCGACGGCAAGCTGTACTTCCTGGTCGACGGCAGCGAATTCAAGACCTTCAACACCCTCGACGGCCACGGCATCAAGATGCTCATCGCCTCGGGCGTGCGCACCGCCATCATCAGCGGGCGCAAGACCCCGGTGGTGGAGCGCCGCGCGCAGAACCTCGGCATCCAGCACCTGTACCAGGGCCGCGAGGACAAACTGGCGGTGCTCGACGAGCTTCTCGGCGAACTCGGCCTAAGCTATGAACAGGTCGCCTATCTCGGCGACGACCTGCCCGACCTGCCGGTGATCCGCCGCGTCGGCCTGGGCATGGCCGTCGCCAGCGCCGACGACTTCGTCCGCCAGCACGCCCATGGCGTGACCCAGGCCCGCGGCGGCGAAGGCGCCGCCCGCGAATTCTGCGAGCTGATCATGCGCGCCCAGGGCAGCCTCGATGCCGCCCAGGCCGCCTACCTGTAG
- the lptC gene encoding LPS export ABC transporter periplasmic protein LptC, producing MLRKLLTPALFALAAALLAAVGYWNISPESFSDKPARAGTENAIDFYVIGANTLQYQADGKLHYEMSASKLEHIKATDITLLSEPNLHLYRGSEHPWKVRSVRGEVAPAGQEVELIDQVRVERTDAKGRPTILTTSRLTVFPEKEYAQTQQAVRIDAANGVTTAQGMKAYLNDGRMLLLSNVRGQHEVR from the coding sequence ATGCTGCGCAAACTGCTGACGCCCGCCCTGTTCGCCCTCGCCGCCGCCCTGCTAGCCGCGGTCGGCTACTGGAACATCAGCCCCGAGAGCTTCTCCGACAAGCCGGCCCGGGCCGGCACGGAGAACGCCATCGACTTCTACGTGATCGGCGCCAACACCCTGCAGTACCAGGCCGACGGCAAGCTGCACTACGAGATGAGCGCCAGCAAGCTGGAGCACATCAAGGCGACCGACATCACCCTGCTGAGCGAGCCGAACCTGCATCTGTACCGCGGCAGCGAACACCCCTGGAAAGTCCGCAGCGTTCGCGGCGAAGTGGCGCCCGCAGGCCAGGAGGTCGAACTGATCGACCAGGTGCGCGTCGAGCGCACCGATGCCAAGGGCCGCCCGACCATTCTCACCACCAGCCGCCTGACCGTATTCCCGGAGAAGGAATATGCGCAGACCCAGCAAGCCGTTAGAATCGACGCGGCCAATGGGGTGACCACGGCACAAGGAATGAAAGCGTACTTGAATGACGGCAGGATGCTCCTGCTGTCCAACGTAAGAGGCCAGCATGAGGTTCGTTAA
- the lptA gene encoding lipopolysaccharide transport periplasmic protein LptA, with protein sequence MRFVKTLPLLLSLSAALGSACAWALPSDREQPIRVQADSAELDDKQGVAVYRGDVIITQGTLKITGDTVTITQNAQGDIEIFTSVGKPAYYEQKPAADKQIVKAYGLTIQYFAASERIVLIDQAKVIQEGNTFEGEKIVYDTQRQIVNAGRATGAQVSTPRPRIDMVIQPKKKPADQQAQ encoded by the coding sequence ATGAGGTTCGTTAAAACCCTCCCCCTTCTGCTCAGTTTGAGTGCCGCGCTCGGAAGCGCCTGCGCCTGGGCACTGCCATCCGATCGCGAGCAGCCGATCCGCGTGCAAGCCGACAGCGCCGAACTGGACGACAAGCAAGGCGTGGCGGTCTACCGCGGCGACGTCATCATCACCCAAGGCACCCTGAAGATCACCGGCGACACCGTGACCATCACCCAGAACGCCCAGGGCGATATCGAGATCTTCACCTCCGTGGGCAAACCGGCCTACTACGAGCAGAAACCGGCCGCCGACAAGCAGATCGTCAAGGCCTACGGCCTGACCATCCAGTATTTCGCCGCCAGCGAGCGCATCGTGCTGATCGACCAAGCCAAGGTGATCCAGGAAGGCAACACCTTCGAGGGCGAGAAGATCGTCTACGACACCCAGCGCCAGATCGTCAACGCCGGCCGCGCCACCGGCGCCCAGGTGTCCACGCCACGGCCGCGCATCGACATGGTGATCCAGCCGAAGAAGAAACCAGCCGACCAGCAGGCACAGTAG
- the lptB gene encoding LPS export ABC transporter ATP-binding protein — protein MATLKAQHLAKSYKGRQVVRDVSLSIDSGQIVGLLGPNGAGKTTCFYMIVGLVRADQGRVLIDELDVSHQPMHGRARAGIGYLPQEASIFRKLSVADNIMAILETRKELDRGARREELESLLQEFHISHIRDNLGMSLSGGERRRVEIARALATAPKFILLDEPFAGVDPISVGDIKQIIHHLKAKGIGVLITDHNVRETLDICETAYIVNDGQLIAEGDADAILANQMVKEVYLGHEFRL, from the coding sequence ATGGCCACATTGAAAGCCCAACACCTGGCCAAGAGCTACAAGGGCCGCCAGGTCGTCCGCGATGTCAGCCTGAGCATCGACAGCGGGCAGATCGTCGGCCTGCTCGGCCCCAACGGCGCCGGCAAGACCACCTGCTTCTACATGATCGTCGGCCTGGTCCGCGCCGACCAGGGCCGCGTGCTGATCGACGAGCTCGACGTCAGCCACCAGCCCATGCACGGCCGCGCCCGCGCCGGCATCGGCTACCTGCCGCAGGAGGCCTCGATCTTCCGCAAGCTCAGCGTGGCCGACAACATCATGGCCATCCTCGAGACGCGCAAGGAACTGGATCGCGGCGCACGACGCGAGGAGCTGGAAAGCCTGCTGCAGGAGTTCCACATCAGCCATATCCGCGACAACCTCGGCATGAGCCTGTCCGGCGGCGAGCGCCGCCGCGTGGAGATCGCCCGCGCCCTGGCGACCGCGCCCAAGTTCATCCTGCTCGACGAACCCTTCGCCGGGGTCGACCCGATCTCGGTCGGCGACATCAAGCAGATCATCCACCACCTCAAGGCCAAGGGCATCGGTGTACTGATCACCGACCACAACGTCCGCGAGACCCTGGATATCTGCGAGACCGCCTACATCGTCAACGACGGCCAGCTGATCGCCGAGGGCGACGCCGACGCCATCCTGGCCAACCAGATGGTCAAAGAAGTCTACCTGGGCCACGAGTTCCGCCTGTAA
- a CDS encoding RNA polymerase factor sigma-54, with protein MKPSLVLKMGQQLTMTPQLQQAIRLLQLSTLDLQQEIQEALESNPMLERQEEGDDFDNSDPMADGADNPTSADKQEDPYKDASYQETTQSVDNLEEGEWNERIPNELPVDTAWEDVYQTSASSLPSNDDDEWDFTTRTSSGESLQSHLLWQLNLAPMSDKDRLIATTLIDCINEQGYLEESLEEVVEAFDPELDIEQDEVEAVLHRIQQFEPAGVAARDLRECLLLQLRQLPPKSPWLSEAQRLAGDYLDLLGSRDYSQLMRRMKLKEDELRQVIELIQSLNPRPGSQIQSGEPEYVVPDVIVRKHNERWLVELNQEAMPRLRVNPQYAGFVKRADSSADNTFMRNQLQEARWFIKSLQSRNETLMKVATQIVEHQRGFLDYGDEAMKPLVLHDIAEAVGMHESTISRVTTQKFMHTPRGIYELKYFFSSHVSTAEGGECSSTAIRAIIKKLVAAENAKKPLSDSKIAGLLEAQGIQVARRTVAKYRESLGIAPSSERKRLM; from the coding sequence ATGAAACCATCGCTAGTCCTGAAAATGGGCCAGCAGCTGACGATGACCCCGCAGCTGCAACAGGCCATTCGCCTACTTCAACTGTCCACCCTGGATCTGCAGCAGGAGATCCAGGAGGCCTTGGAGTCCAACCCGATGCTCGAGCGCCAGGAAGAAGGCGACGACTTCGACAACTCCGACCCCATGGCCGACGGCGCCGACAACCCGACGAGCGCCGACAAGCAGGAAGATCCCTACAAGGACGCCAGCTACCAGGAGACCACCCAGAGCGTGGACAACCTGGAAGAAGGCGAGTGGAACGAGCGCATCCCCAACGAGCTGCCGGTCGACACCGCCTGGGAAGACGTCTACCAGACCAGCGCCAGCAGCCTGCCGAGCAACGACGACGACGAGTGGGACTTCACCACTCGCACCTCCAGCGGCGAGAGCCTGCAGAGCCACCTGCTCTGGCAACTCAACCTGGCGCCGATGTCCGACAAGGACCGCCTGATCGCCACCACCCTGATCGACTGCATCAACGAACAGGGCTATCTGGAAGAGAGCCTCGAGGAAGTGGTCGAGGCCTTCGACCCGGAGCTGGACATCGAGCAGGACGAAGTGGAGGCGGTGCTGCACCGCATCCAGCAATTCGAACCGGCCGGCGTGGCCGCCCGCGATCTGCGCGAATGCCTGCTGCTGCAACTGCGCCAGCTGCCGCCCAAGTCGCCCTGGCTGAGCGAGGCCCAGCGCCTGGCCGGCGACTACCTCGACCTGCTCGGCAGCCGCGACTACAGCCAGCTGATGCGTCGCATGAAGCTCAAGGAAGACGAGCTGCGCCAGGTCATCGAGCTGATCCAGAGCCTCAACCCGCGCCCCGGCTCGCAGATCCAGTCCGGCGAGCCGGAGTACGTGGTGCCCGACGTCATAGTGCGCAAGCACAACGAGCGCTGGCTGGTCGAGCTGAACCAGGAGGCCATGCCCCGCCTGCGGGTCAACCCGCAGTACGCCGGCTTCGTCAAGCGCGCCGACTCCAGCGCCGACAACACCTTCATGCGCAACCAGCTGCAGGAGGCGCGCTGGTTCATCAAGAGCCTGCAGAGCCGCAACGAGACGCTGATGAAGGTCGCCACCCAGATCGTCGAGCACCAGCGCGGCTTCCTCGACTACGGCGACGAGGCGATGAAACCCCTGGTGCTGCACGACATCGCCGAAGCCGTGGGCATGCACGAGTCGACCATCTCGCGGGTCACCACGCAGAAGTTCATGCACACCCCGCGCGGCATCTACGAGCTGAAATACTTCTTCTCCAGCCACGTCAGCACCGCCGAGGGCGGCGAGTGCTCCTCCACCGCCATCCGCGCGATCATCAAGAAACTGGTGGCCGCGGAAAATGCGAAAAAGCCATTGAGCGACAGCAAGATCGCTGGTTTACTGGAGGCACAGGGCATTCAAGTGGCCCGCCGCACGGTCGCCAAATACCGTGAATCCCTCGGTATCGCGCCCTCCAGTGAGCGCAAGCGGTTGATGTAA
- the hpf gene encoding ribosome hibernation-promoting factor, HPF/YfiA family, with product MQVNISGHQLDVTDALRDYIAEKLNRLERHFDKITNVQVTMEVEKLKQKIEATLHIAGGEVVANAEHDDMYAAIDLLTDKLDRQLIKHKEKQLERQQGAMAR from the coding sequence ATGCAAGTCAACATCAGTGGACATCAGCTGGATGTGACCGACGCCCTGCGCGACTACATCGCCGAAAAACTCAATCGACTGGAGCGCCACTTCGACAAGATCACCAACGTGCAGGTCACCATGGAGGTCGAGAAGCTCAAGCAGAAGATCGAAGCGACCCTGCACATCGCCGGCGGTGAAGTCGTCGCCAACGCCGAGCACGACGACATGTATGCCGCCATCGACCTGCTCACCGACAAACTCGACCGACAACTCATCAAGCACAAGGAAAAGCAGCTCGAACGCCAGCAGGGCGCCATGGCCCGCTGA
- the ptsN gene encoding PTS IIA-like nitrogen regulatory protein PtsN — protein MIRLENILTPGRSLVNVPGGSKKRVLEQIANLVARELPDLDGQDIFESLIAREKLGSTGFGNGIAIPHCRLPGCVAPISALLRLDAPVDFDAIDGAPVDLLFVLLVPEAATDEHLELLRQIASMLDRSDVRERLRHAASSEALYQVVVDVQSSR, from the coding sequence ATGATCCGACTCGAAAACATCCTGACCCCCGGCCGTTCCCTGGTGAACGTGCCGGGCGGCAGCAAGAAACGCGTACTCGAACAAATTGCCAATCTGGTGGCGCGCGAGCTGCCCGACCTGGACGGCCAGGACATCTTCGAGAGCCTGATCGCCCGGGAAAAGCTCGGCTCCACCGGTTTCGGCAACGGCATCGCCATTCCCCACTGCCGCCTGCCCGGCTGCGTCGCACCGATCAGCGCCTTGCTGCGCCTGGATGCGCCGGTCGACTTCGACGCCATCGACGGCGCCCCGGTCGACCTGCTGTTCGTCCTGCTGGTACCCGAGGCGGCCACCGACGAGCACCTGGAACTGCTGCGCCAGATCGCCAGCATGCTCGATCGCAGCGATGTGCGCGAGCGCCTGCGCCATGCCGCGAGCAGCGAGGCCCTGTACCAGGTCGTGGTGGACGTACAAAGCAGCCGTTAG